One window from the genome of Nicotiana sylvestris chromosome 9, ASM39365v2, whole genome shotgun sequence encodes:
- the LOC138877487 gene encoding uncharacterized protein yields MLNQGYLKELLSDKERANFARGRDPSQGPPKPPSPVRTIQMIIGGGDDTVINHVKFTSTHKLKQTVAHERYDDLDDSIIFDKSDTNGLSFPHYNALVITLRIADTDVKRIMVDDGSGRCIVHPRVLMQMRLENKIIPLCITLMGFNNAVEWISGEIVLPVLAGGVTLETTFHIMNQENAYNTIIGRPWIHAMRAVPSSFYQVIKFPTPWGIFNVQGEPCTAQE; encoded by the coding sequence ATGTTAAACCAGGGGTACTTGAAAGAACTGCTAAGCGATAAAGAAAGGGCCAACTTCGCTCGAGGGCGCGACCCatctcaaggacctccaaagcCACCATCGCCAGTgcgtaccatacaaatgatcattggtgGCGGCGATGATacggtaatcaaccatgtgaagttcacTAGCACTCACAAACTCAAACAGACAGTCGCCCATGAACGATATGATGACCTCGAtgatagtatcatcttcgataagtcagataccaatggtttgtctttccctcattacaatgctttggttataactttacgcatCGCTGACACCGATGTAAAAAGAATCATGGTGGATGACGGAAGCGGCAGGTGTATTGTTCACCCGCGAGTTCTCATGCAAATGAGGCTCGAGAATAAAATAATACCACTTTGCATAACACTAatgggttttaataatgcagtagaGTGGATATCCGGAGAAATAGTGCTACCTGTCCTAGCAGGAGGGGTCACCCTGGAAACAACATTTCACATCATGAACCAGGAAAATGCCTACAACACCATCATagggcgaccatggatacacgccatgcgagccGTCCCCTCAAGCTTCTATCAAGTGATCAAATTTCCCACACCATGGGGGATATTCAACGTCCAAGGCGAGCCATGCACTGCCCAAGAATGA